AGGCAAGTGGGTCGTCCTCTACTTCTATCCCAAGGATCAGACTACCGGCTGCACGATTGAGGCGCATAACTTCCAGCGCGACCTTGCGAAGTACGATGCTCTGAACGCGGTCGTCCTTGGCGTGAGCCTGGATACGGTGGAGGGCCATAAGACCTGGTGCTCGAAGGATACGTTTGGCTTCAAGCTGCTCGCTGACCCGGACCACAAGGTCGTCGACATGTATGGCGTTCCGGTGAAGAACTACGGAGTGATGAAGTTTGCCAACCGCGAGACCTTTTTGATCTCGCCCGACGGCAAGGTTGTGAAGGTTTGGGAGAAGGTCGATCCGAACGTCCACAGCACGGAAGTTCTGGCTGAGATCACGGCTAACAAGAAGTAGGAACTTATCAGCAGACGCAAAAAGGCCCGGGCTCTCAATTGAGGAGTCCGGGCCTATTTGCTTGCCTTGGTGTTAGTTACTTCTTTTTTGGAGCAGCCTTCTTTACAGCCTTCTTTACGGCCTTCTTTGCAGGAGCCTTCTTGGCTGCCTTCTTAGCAGGAGCCTTCTTTGCTGCTGCCTTCTTCGCTGGAGCCTTCTTTGCTGCTTTCTTAGTTGCCAAGGTAGTACCTCTCTTCTTTGGTTTTTTACTGCTTGCAGTGCCCTTGTTGCCGATCGCCTTTTTAGGGGCGACCTTACCGCCGCGCAGAGCACTGACCTTCTTCGCGGCAGATTTCGATTTGGCGGAGGCCTTCTTTGGTGCGGCCTTCTTCGCCAGAACTTTTTTCACTGCGGCCTTCTTCGCCGCTACCTTCTTTGCAACGACCTTCTTGGCGGCCGGCTTTTTCGCGGCTGTTTTGCTGGCGGCGGGTTTGCTGACCTTCTTCGCCGCTGCCTTTACGGGAGTTGGCTTCTTTGCTGCTGCCTTCTTGGCGGGAGCAGCCTTCTTGGCTGGTGGTGCAGCGGCCTTCTTTGCCGCGGGCTTCGCCGGGCTTGCCGAGGACTCGCTCTTTACCGGCAACTCCGACTGTTTTGACGGCGGCTCGTAGCTGCGCACCGGCGAGGGGGGCAGCGCGAACAGCTTCGCATCTTCGGCGTGGGGGTCGTCGTCGGTATCTTCTTCGTCGAGCTGAGCTTCCTCATCGTCGTCATCCGAGGTCATCGTGACCTCTTCTTCTTCGTCGTCGTCATTGAAGCGGCCGTGGAGATCGTCCTGTTCGTCATCGGGTTCATCGCCGAAGTTATGGTTGTCATCGGCTGCAGTTGCGTGAAGCTTGATGGTGTCATCGAACATCATTGTTGTTGTCCCCTCACTGCTCTCTACTTCTATCGCTCTCTGCGTTGTCTTACCAGCTTCGATGCAGCAACAAACATCTTTACTTCCCGGCACGAGATTCTAGCAACAGGATGCATCCAAGCGCTACCGAAGGCAAGCAATCTTTTTCACGAGGAAGCTTATCGTGTAGCTTTCTTTTTCGTTTTGGTGCCTGAGCTCGGCTTCGCTGCATGTGAACTCTTCTTACCTGCGGGCTTACTAGTCGTTGACGATCCGCTTGCCTTCGAGCCTGCGCGCCCGCTGGAGGGATGCGCAGAACCCTGATGAACACTGGTTGAAACTGTACGCGAGCCACTCCTCTTTCGAGAACCTCTGCCGTGTACGTGGGTGCCGGGTGCGAGCTTAACCGGCTCCGCGACAGCGAGGGAGGCACCGGGCCGCACCGCGCTCGAGGAGAGATGGTTCCATCGCCGCAACTCTTCCACCGAGACGCCGAATCGATCGGAGACGGTGACCAGTGTGTCGCCGTGATGGACGGTGTATCGCTGCGGCCGCGTGCTTGCAGCGACGGTCACGGGGATAACAAGTTCGTCTCCTGTATCGACACCGTCGTTCGCAGACAGGCCGTTCGCGGCGACGACGTCGCTCAAATGGGCATGCAGAGAGGTCACGATGCCGTCGAGCGACTCACCGGAACGGACTACGTGAAAGCGCCAGGTGTTGCGTTTGTCCTGTGGAATCTCCTTGAGGCGCTCCGTGAAAACGTCATGGGTACCGATGGGTATGTGCAGATCGAACGGCATGTCGCCTGGTGTCGTCATGCGCAAGAGACTGGGATTGAGGGCCACGATCTCGGGCAGAGAGGAGTTGGTGATGTCGGCGACGAGACGCAGATCGATCGCATAGTCGACGGACACGGTGTCGGAGACGACAGGTTCGTCGGGCACCATCTTGTCGAGGCCGTACTTCTCGGGGTTTTTGGCCATGATGACGGCAGCGAGAATCTTCGGGACGTAGTCACGAGTCTCCTTTGGCAGCGCGTTGCGGCGGTAGAGCTCCCAGAAATCCGCGTAGCCGGTTCGCTGCACGGCGCGCTGCACGTTGCCCGGGCCCCAGTCGTAGGCGGCCATCGCGAGATACCAGTCACCGAACTGGTTGTAGAGGGTTTTCATGTACCTTGCGTAGGCGATCGAAGACTTTTCGGGATCGAAGCGCTCATCGAAGTAGCCGTTGCGTGCCAGGCCGTAGGCGCCGGTCGGCATGAACTGCCACATGCCGCCTGCGCCCGACTTCGCGTTGAGCACCTGAGGCTGAAAGCCCGACTCAGCCACGGCGAGATAGATGAGGTCCTGCGGGACGCCCTGCGCGGTCAGCGCGCTCTGAATCATAGTCTTGTATTTGCCGGCGCGCTCCATGCTGCGAAGCATATGGGCGTGGAAAGAGGGTGAGTTCGCAAAGTATCCGATGTAGCCGGCGACCTGGTCGTTAATGACGAGGGGCAGGTCGGAGGAGATCTGCAGTTCAGCCTTCAGCTTTGCAGTCAGCTCCGGGTTTGCGGGGAAGGTAAGATCTTCGGCTGTGTCGAGTGGAGCCTCCTCGATCTTTGGTGAGAATCCGTTGCCCTGCTTCAGGGCTGCCATCTCGAGCGAGTTGACCGCGTTCAAGAGATGATCGAATTCATCGGCTAGTTGCGGGTCGGTCTTCAGATCCATGCCGCTGGTGAGCATGAGGTCGACGGCAGAGTCGAAGTCCAGCCGCGCTGCGTCGAGACGGCCCGCGCGATAGTTGTCTACGCCGCTGCGATAGGCGGCCTCGGCAGAGTTGATCAGCTGCTGCACCTTGAAAGCCCGGGACGCGCTGTCGACAGACTGCTCTGTGGAGGGAGCTGCCTGCCCGGATTGAGATGCGGCCGCGCTTGAGGCTTGCGTTATCGCTGGAGCGGTTGTCTGAGCAGAGGTGTTGCCAGGCGAGGCGGACTGATCCTGAGGACAGCCCGTCAGCAGTACAAGCGGCACACACGCCACCACGAGTGCTACCGTTCGCACCGAATCGCTTAAAGTCATCCGCACCATCTTCGCTTTTCATTGTAAGGGGTGCAAGAAGCAAATTCGCCGGCGCTGATGGAATAGCATCTTGTGCGGATGAGAGGCGCGTTCCGAAAAGCAGCGTGAGACGACGTGCTGCCGACTTCAAATCGGCGTTTCATTCGGGTTATCGACTTCGAATCAGGACCGCGGTTGCGTCATCGATGTGGTTCGATCCATGGCTGAATCTGCTCACTTCTTCGATGAGTCCATCGACGCAGGCTAAGGGCCGCAGAAAGTGTTCGACAAGCCGTCCGGCCCCGAACTCTTCGTCGCTGCGGTTCATGGCCTCGGTGATTCCATCGGTGTAGAAGAGGAGCTGAGTGCCTGGCTTGAGGGTTACTTTGTATTCGGGATAGGTTGTCGCACCGAGTCCAAGCGGCATGCCGGTGTCGATGTCGAGGAAGGAGCACTGGCCGTTGATGAGGAGCGGACGCAGATGTCCGGCGCTGGCAATCGTGATCTCACGGGATCGCGCATCGAGCACACCGTAGATCATGGTGACAAATTTGCCCATCGGAAAGTCATCCATCAGGATTTGATTCAGCCGCATGAGCGTGCTTCCGGGCGAGGGGTCGAGCTTGACCAGCGTGCGCAGGATGGCGCGTGTTGCGGACATCAACAGGGCCGCAGGCATGCCCTTGCCGGAGACGTCGCCGAGTACGATTCCGCAGCGATCGTCGCCGAGGTCGATCAGGTCAAACCAATCGCCAGCGACGGCTCCGGCCGGATTCCACGCGGTTTCAAATGCAAAGCCACAGACCAGGGGGACAGCCTTGACGAAGAGCGATTGCTGGACGACGCGGGCGTCGTCTGCTTCGCGTTGCATGAGCTCGCGTTCGTGGCGCTCATTGCGGAACAGCCGGGCGTTTTCGATGGCCACCGCGATGTGCCCAGCCAACGCCTCCATCACGGAGATCTGGTCCTCAGAGAAGGCGTTGGTCTCCTTGTGATCCACGCACAGGACTCCAATGACCTTCCCGTCAAGCAGAAGCGGAACGGTAACCTCTGACCGGGTGTCCAACTCACACGCGATGTAGTAAGGATCGATCGTCACGTCGTGGGCGTAGCGCGTCACACCCGTTGCAGCGACGTGGCCGATCATGCCGCGGACGCCAATTTTCATGCGGTCGCCCTTCTTGTATGTGGGGCAACCTCGAACACCATGAAGCACCATCTCATCGGTGCCCGGGTCGCGCAGCCAGACGGAGACCTCTACGCAGCCGATCGCACCGGCGATATCGTTTACGACCCGATCGAACAACACATCCAGATCGAGGCTGGAGGTAATAAGTTGCGCGGCCCGCTGCAACTTCATCAAGGCCTGTACGAAATCACAGGATGAATGAATGCGCCTGGGAAGCGCTTCTAGTGCATCGATCGAAGGGAGTTGAGTCGCCATAGTGTCCTCCTTAGCAAGGACCGGACGTGAATCTATGCCCGTTTGATGTTGCGGCCAACGCCGCGATGCAAAGTTTGATCTTCTGAATTGGCCGATTTCAGAGTGCCGTCGAACTAGATTGCCCTGTGCTGCAAGTCGTTAGAGATCAACCCCGTCTGACCATTACCGTAAGTTGCCGGTCCCGCTCTTAGAAACGCATGGGTGTTAAGATGGATATTGAGGCTACCCAGCTACAAAATGGATCCAAGTCACATCCGCAACTTCGCGATCATCGCGCATATCGACCATGGCAAGTCCACCC
This Tunturibacter gelidoferens DNA region includes the following protein-coding sequences:
- a CDS encoding peroxiredoxin; protein product: MRKAVWIAAIIGVAAACGVGIRAHAAPAADTIQAGAMAPNFTLPSQEDKPVSLTDYKGKWVVLYFYPKDQTTGCTIEAHNFQRDLAKYDALNAVVLGVSLDTVEGHKTWCSKDTFGFKLLADPDHKVVDMYGVPVKNYGVMKFANRETFLISPDGKVVKVWEKVDPNVHSTEVLAEITANKK
- a CDS encoding lytic transglycosylase domain-containing protein, with amino-acid sequence MTLSDSVRTVALVVACVPLVLLTGCPQDQSASPGNTSAQTTAPAITQASSAAASQSGQAAPSTEQSVDSASRAFKVQQLINSAEAAYRSGVDNYRAGRLDAARLDFDSAVDLMLTSGMDLKTDPQLADEFDHLLNAVNSLEMAALKQGNGFSPKIEEAPLDTAEDLTFPANPELTAKLKAELQISSDLPLVINDQVAGYIGYFANSPSFHAHMLRSMERAGKYKTMIQSALTAQGVPQDLIYLAVAESGFQPQVLNAKSGAGGMWQFMPTGAYGLARNGYFDERFDPEKSSIAYARYMKTLYNQFGDWYLAMAAYDWGPGNVQRAVQRTGYADFWELYRRNALPKETRDYVPKILAAVIMAKNPEKYGLDKMVPDEPVVSDTVSVDYAIDLRLVADITNSSLPEIVALNPSLLRMTTPGDMPFDLHIPIGTHDVFTERLKEIPQDKRNTWRFHVVRSGESLDGIVTSLHAHLSDVVAANGLSANDGVDTGDELVIPVTVAASTRPQRYTVHHGDTLVTVSDRFGVSVEELRRWNHLSSSAVRPGASLAVAEPVKLAPGTHVHGRGSRKRSGSRTVSTSVHQGSAHPSSGRAGSKASGSSTTSKPAGKKSSHAAKPSSGTKTKKKATR
- a CDS encoding PP2C family protein-serine/threonine phosphatase, translated to MATQLPSIDALEALPRRIHSSCDFVQALMKLQRAAQLITSSLDLDVLFDRVVNDIAGAIGCVEVSVWLRDPGTDEMVLHGVRGCPTYKKGDRMKIGVRGMIGHVAATGVTRYAHDVTIDPYYIACELDTRSEVTVPLLLDGKVIGVLCVDHKETNAFSEDQISVMEALAGHIAVAIENARLFRNERHERELMQREADDARVVQQSLFVKAVPLVCGFAFETAWNPAGAVAGDWFDLIDLGDDRCGIVLGDVSGKGMPAALLMSATRAILRTLVKLDPSPGSTLMRLNQILMDDFPMGKFVTMIYGVLDARSREITIASAGHLRPLLINGQCSFLDIDTGMPLGLGATTYPEYKVTLKPGTQLLFYTDGITEAMNRSDEEFGAGRLVEHFLRPLACVDGLIEEVSRFSHGSNHIDDATAVLIRSR